One window of Acidobacteriota bacterium genomic DNA carries:
- a CDS encoding sigma-54-dependent Fis family transcriptional regulator — MNRILIVEDKDSLRAVLRKTLEVEGFKIEEAADALEAQAKLRTGPFLMVLTDLKIPKGDGHLVLKSALAEDPLLPVVVMTAFGTVEDAVRAMKEGAFDFLAKPVDTAHLLVLIERAAGQRRLVAENILLKEEFAERFGMPRIVGNDDKLKALTEQVRRVAPTTATVLLFGESGTGKELFARALHELSPRSGRPFVAINCAAIPETLLENELFGHEKGAYTGANAAKAGKFEMADKGTLFLDEIGELSQNVQAKVLRVLQEKSFERVGGVTTLTVDVRLIAATNKDLHRAVADKTFREDLFFRLSVVPLTIPPLRERASDIPSLVEHFVARFSKDLKRRGVPKVSPAAMEALSACRWPGNVRELQNCIERSLILCDGDEIFPEHLHLAPIERVEPPPAPPDLTVPLPEAIERASREIEARYVREALKRANGDRTRAAEILRMTPRVLNARIRDLGVG, encoded by the coding sequence TTGAACCGCATCCTGATCGTCGAGGACAAGGACAGCCTGAGGGCCGTCCTCCGGAAGACCCTCGAGGTGGAGGGGTTCAAGATCGAGGAGGCCGCCGACGCCCTCGAGGCGCAGGCGAAGCTCAGGACCGGGCCGTTCCTCATGGTCCTCACCGACCTCAAGATCCCCAAGGGTGACGGACACCTGGTCCTGAAGTCCGCGCTGGCGGAGGACCCCCTCCTTCCCGTCGTCGTCATGACCGCCTTCGGCACCGTCGAGGACGCCGTGCGCGCGATGAAGGAGGGGGCCTTCGACTTTCTCGCGAAGCCCGTCGACACGGCGCACCTTCTCGTCCTCATCGAGCGCGCCGCCGGCCAGAGGCGCCTCGTCGCCGAGAACATCCTCCTGAAGGAGGAGTTTGCCGAGCGGTTCGGCATGCCGAGAATCGTGGGGAACGACGACAAGCTGAAGGCGCTCACCGAGCAGGTGCGGCGCGTCGCCCCGACCACCGCGACGGTGCTCCTCTTCGGCGAGTCGGGGACCGGCAAGGAGCTCTTCGCCCGCGCGCTCCACGAGCTGTCGCCCCGCTCCGGGCGCCCCTTCGTCGCCATCAACTGCGCGGCGATCCCCGAGACGCTCCTCGAGAACGAGCTCTTCGGCCACGAGAAGGGGGCGTACACCGGCGCCAACGCCGCGAAGGCGGGGAAGTTCGAGATGGCGGACAAGGGGACGCTCTTCCTCGACGAGATCGGCGAGCTGTCCCAGAACGTCCAGGCGAAGGTGCTGCGCGTCCTCCAGGAGAAGTCGTTCGAGCGGGTCGGCGGCGTCACCACGCTGACCGTGGACGTGCGCCTGATCGCCGCGACGAACAAGGACCTTCACAGGGCGGTCGCCGACAAGACGTTCCGCGAGGACCTCTTCTTCCGCCTCTCGGTCGTGCCGCTGACGATCCCGCCGCTCCGCGAGCGAGCCTCGGACATACCGTCTTTGGTCGAGCACTTCGTCGCGCGCTTCTCGAAGGACCTCAAGCGGCGCGGCGTGCCGAAGGTGTCGCCGGCCGCGATGGAGGCGCTCTCGGCGTGCCGGTGGCCGGGAAACGTCCGCGAGCTGCAGAACTGCATCGAGCGCTCGCTCATCCTGTGCGACGGCGACGAGATATTCCCCGAGCACCTCCACCTCGCGCCCATCGAGCGTGTCGAGCCGCCCCCCGCCCCGCCCGACCTCACGGTTCCGCTCCCCGAGGCGATCGAGAGGGCGTCGAGGGAGATCGAGGCGCGCTACGTGAGGGAGGCGCTGAAGCGCGCGAACGGCGATCGCACCCGCGCCGCCGAG